From the Desulfovibrionales bacterium genome, the window CATGTATGCCTCAATATATCCGTATTCGGTGCAAGATCTTTCCTGGCATTTGGTTGGTTTGGCATCCTGGACGGTCCGTCAGAAAGTTTTGTGAAGTCTTTTAAGTCAATTCCCAATACAGATAAAGCAAATTCTTCTCTCATATTGGCAGTCGAGCAATTAGAGAATACCTATTTTAGCCCATCGTGGTGGAACCTGTTGAACAAGTCAGATAAAGAATACCTTGTAAAAAGAATGCAGTCTGGTGTTGGTCCAAATTCTTTGAGGCCGGCAGACACGTATCGCAATATTAGGCAGGTTGTCCAGTCAGTACCGGTTACCGCTGAGATCGGCACTGTGTAACGCTTTTTTCTAACCCTCAAATCCAGCCGACGCCGGGTAAGGGTGTGGGTTTTTCGGGAAGGCAGAGGCGGCGCGGCTGATTTGTACGTATTGCGAAACCATTCGATACTTGCCTCATACCCGAAACTGTACTAAAGTCCAAAGAAAAAGAAAAATATGAAGGGGTGTAGGTACATGGAAACGAAGCAGCCTGGGCTTTCAAATCGGCTTCGCGGTTGTTAGAACATCAGCGTGTAAACTGGGAGGTACGTCATTGCTATCAGCAGTCGAACAATCAAGATTGAGGGTATCAAGAGCTACCGATGCGAAGCGGAAATCTCAGCTAGGCCAGTTTTTCACACCAGCAACAACTGCTCGGTTTATGGCCAGTTTATTTGGGGGAGTGCCCCGAGGCATTTGTCATCTGCTGGACCCCGGGGCAGGTATTGGCTCCCTTACTGCTGCCTTCATAGAAAGATGGATTTCCGAAGGCTTTGATCCTCTGTGCATTGAAGCAGATGTATTCGAAATAGACGAATCTCTGCATCCTTATTTGTCCCAAACACTTAACGAATACAAGGAGAATCTGAACATTGTTTCAAATATCCGGGGAGGGGACTTCGTGACGATTGCGTCTGGCTCCCTCCACGGAAACTTGTTTGCCAAAGCTCTTCCAAAATACACGCACGCCATCCTGAATCCCCCCTACAAAAAAATACGGAGCAGTTCCATACACCGTGCTGCGCTGAGTCGAGTCGGTATTGAGACTGTCAATCTGTACTCGGCTTTTGTGGCCTTGTCTCTATCGCTGCTTGACGACCATGGTCAACTTGTTGCTATCATACCACGAAGTTTTTGCAACGGGCCTTACTATCGCCCATTCCGCGAGTTCATACTGGAACGCGCGGCGATTCTCCACATACATCTGTTCGACTCGCGCAAGAAGGCTTTCAAGGATGATGGCGTGCTGCAAGAGAACATTATCATCATGCTTGAGCGCGGGCGACAGCAGGGCGACGTGACAGTTTCGACCTCCACAGACGATAGCTTTGATGACCTTGTGACTCACACACATCCTTTTGACCGCATTGTCCTCCCAGATGATCCGGAGCGCTTTATCCATGTGCCGACTTCAGTGGAAATGGAAACCATTGGACTATCGGAAGCGGTTCAGTCTTCGCTGGCAGATATCGGCATCACTGTATCTACTGGCCCGGTGGTAGACTTTCGTTTGAAAGATCACTTGCGAAGCATGCCCGGACCGGATACCGTCCCTCTTCTTTATCCCTGCCACTTTAATGGCCGACGTGTCGAATGGCCGAAGGTAGGCACGAAGAAGCCCAATGCCATCCACCGCAATGCAGAGACGGAAAAGTGGCTGTATCCAAACGGGTACTACTGTGTTGTACGCCGCTTCTCATCAAAGGAAGAGAGCCGACGGATTGTAGCTCGTGTGGTACAGACGGAGGACTTCACGGGTGCCGAAATGTTGGGCTTCGAAAACCACCTAAACGTATTCCATATGGGCAAGCGGAGCTTGCCGGAAGCTCTTGCGCACGGGTTGGCAGTGTTTCTTAGCACCACCGCCGTCGATAAGAACTTCCGACTCTTCAATGGTCACACACAGGTCAATGCTACCGATCTCAAGCTTATGAAGTATCCGAGCCGCGAGGCGTTGATTGCCCTTGGCGAATGGGCCATGCACTGCCCTGAGTTGACGCAGGCTATGGTCGACAAAAAGCTGGAAGGTTTGGTCGAATGACGGATAAACATCAGAAGCACATCACCGAAGCGAATCAGATCCTTATTTCCCTTGGCTTGCCCCGTGCGCAGCAGAACGAACGTTCCGCTTTGTGCTTACTTGCTCTATTGAACCTCACGCCTAAGAAAAAATGGAGCCAGGCGGAAAAACCTCTTATGGGCATTACACCGATCATGGATTGGGCTCGGAAACACTATCAAAAAGAGTATGCGCCGAACACGCGTGAGACTGTGCGTCGCCAAACCATGCATCAGTTCGTGGATGCCGGGATCGCAGTCTATAACCCGGACAATCCCGGCCGGCCCGTGAACAGTCCAAAAGCGGTCTATCAGATCGAGCCCATAACTCTGGATTTACTACGCAGTTTCGGATCAAAGAAATGGCATGATAAGCTAACAGACTACCTGGCTCATCGCGCAACGCTGGCCGCTAAATACGCGAAGGAGCGCGAGCAGAACCGCATTCCGGTACAGATTGCGCCAGGCAAGCAAATTACCCTCAGCCCAGGGGAACACAGTGAGTTAATCCGGGCCATAATCGAGGATTTCGGATCGCGCTTTGCACCCGGTGGTATTCTGGTCTATGCTGGTGACACAGGCGACAAGTGGGGCTATTTTGATGCCCCCTTACTGGCCGAGTTGCGCGTCGATATCGATTCACATGGCAAGATGCCCGATGTAGTACTGTATATGAAGGAGCGCAACTGGTTGTTCTTGGTGGAATCTGTCACAAGCCATGGACCAGTGGACGGAAAGCGACACGCAGAACTGGCTCGCCTTTTCACTGGATCAAGGGCCGGATTGGTTTATGTAACGGCATTCCCAGACCGCGCGACCATGAGTCGGTATCTTGGTGAGATTGCATGGGAAACAGAAGTGTGGGTTGCCGATGCGCCTTCCCACCTTATCCATTTTGACGGCGCTCGGTTTCTCGGACCATACGACTCACCCTAAAAAGCTAATAAACCACAACGAGTTACACGGGCAAACTGAATACCTATCCTGGGTCTTGGTGGCGTAACCAAGACTAGACTCCTCTTGACAACTATGCCGATCTTCTATCTAAGTCCTTGAAAGAGCTAACACGTCGTTCAACCGGACGGCGTGGAATGGGGCTGCGCAAGATCGAAGGCCGTAGACCGCCGCCGGTTAACTCTGAGTTCTCTCCCTCGCTCCGCTCGGTAGAGAATGCGGCGGTAAGCGATGACTGCCTTCTGCCCTCGCGGAGCTCGGGCAGAGAACCAGGCAGTCAAGACGGACGCCCGCTGCGCGGGCTGCCGCTTACCGCCGCATTGGGGCACATATTTGCAATGAGAGACTTTGAAAAAATAATTGAAAATTATGCTGAAATCGATAACCAGCTGCGTGCATTTACTGGCACTGAATTCGAAATAAACCCCAGAGGCACAGGCATTGAAATAACTGTACCAGGTGCCTCATCAACACTCCGATTAAATAAAAACCAATTAGAAATCATTGAGGCTGGATACCTGGTAGATGATATTCGAAGTTTAAAATATCATGGCGATTGTGGGGTTTCTTTTGATAGTTATTCCGAATATTTTATAAAAATTGAGCATCCGCAATATTTCTTTCTTGATTTACCTTCTGAATGGCCAGGATCGTCATCGCTCAAATTCAGAATCGGTGACGTATCAGTTGTTGTAGGCAATGCATCGCCACTTATTGTTTTGCTAATGGAATCTCATTATCGCGATTCGGATGTCCATCCTGATGGTTTTAATAGCTTTGCAAGCGTCAGATTACATGGTGTTGAGCAGGGACTCTCAGAGGCCTGTTTTCATAAGGCACTTTTCTATATCAATTCC encodes:
- a CDS encoding Eco57I restriction-modification methylase domain-containing protein, whose protein sequence is MLSAVEQSRLRVSRATDAKRKSQLGQFFTPATTARFMASLFGGVPRGICHLLDPGAGIGSLTAAFIERWISEGFDPLCIEADVFEIDESLHPYLSQTLNEYKENLNIVSNIRGGDFVTIASGSLHGNLFAKALPKYTHAILNPPYKKIRSSSIHRAALSRVGIETVNLYSAFVALSLSLLDDHGQLVAIIPRSFCNGPYYRPFREFILERAAILHIHLFDSRKKAFKDDGVLQENIIIMLERGRQQGDVTVSTSTDDSFDDLVTHTHPFDRIVLPDDPERFIHVPTSVEMETIGLSEAVQSSLADIGITVSTGPVVDFRLKDHLRSMPGPDTVPLLYPCHFNGRRVEWPKVGTKKPNAIHRNAETEKWLYPNGYYCVVRRFSSKEESRRIVARVVQTEDFTGAEMLGFENHLNVFHMGKRSLPEALAHGLAVFLSTTAVDKNFRLFNGHTQVNATDLKLMKYPSREALIALGEWAMHCPELTQAMVDKKLEGLVE
- a CDS encoding BsuBI/PstI family type II restriction endonuclease, with product MTDKHQKHITEANQILISLGLPRAQQNERSALCLLALLNLTPKKKWSQAEKPLMGITPIMDWARKHYQKEYAPNTRETVRRQTMHQFVDAGIAVYNPDNPGRPVNSPKAVYQIEPITLDLLRSFGSKKWHDKLTDYLAHRATLAAKYAKEREQNRIPVQIAPGKQITLSPGEHSELIRAIIEDFGSRFAPGGILVYAGDTGDKWGYFDAPLLAELRVDIDSHGKMPDVVLYMKERNWLFLVESVTSHGPVDGKRHAELARLFTGSRAGLVYVTAFPDRATMSRYLGEIAWETEVWVADAPSHLIHFDGARFLGPYDSP